The Juglans regia cultivar Chandler chromosome 1, Walnut 2.0, whole genome shotgun sequence nucleotide sequence TGACGGCTCATCTAGAATGCACCAGAGTGCTACCTTAACCATTCTTTCCAATTGTTTCTTGTCGACCACCTCATCATTCAAAAGTTTGCCTAGCTCGCCACACTCAAAGCAATGGTATGCCCATTCTTCAAGGAGTGCTTCTTCCTCGGGAAGATCAAAGTCCGCATTCCTTCGGCAACAAATAATCTCCAAGAGCATAATTCCAAAGCTATACACATCTACTTTGATTGTCACGGGCAGGTTCCGATGCCACTCTGGTGCGACATATCCTTTTGTGCCTCTTATGTCGGTATATGTTTTGGTTTGGTCTGGTTTCAGCAACTTCGCTAATCCGAAATCAGCGAGTTTTGCACAACCATTCTCATCCATGAGAATGTTATGTGGTTTTATGTCGCAGTGAATGATCTGTGGCTCACACTCTTCGTGGAGATAGAGAATTCCTTTTGCTATATTGCGAGCAATTTCAATTCTTCTATCCCAAGAAGGTCGTTGTTTTGATGGCTTGAAGAGTATATCCGCAAGTGAACCGTTGCTCATGTAATCGTACACCAAAAGCCTATTCGGTCCATCATGGCAATACCCGAGTAAACGGACTAGGTTTTTGTGATGTGTTCTCCCAATAACTTTCACCTCTGTCTGAAACTCTCTTTCCCGCTCGGTCAACAATTTGTCCAGTCGTTTgacggccaccatcttctcgcCATTCCATATTGCCCCTCTATAAACAATCCCAAAAGCTCCTCTACCAAGCTCTTCCTTGAAACCATCGGTCACTTTCTCAAGCTCTACATAAGTATATGATTTTGGAGCAACATCCTCACCCAAGCCAACTTGTTCATTGTtagatttgtttttgttggcCCGAACACGATATTTGTAACCTACAAATCCAGAAACTGCCAAGACAATGCATGCAAATGCAATCAACGAAACACCAATAATGAGGATGTCCACTCGATTCTCCTTGTTACTTTCTTTCGGCACAATTGGATCCGTAGAGAGTGAAGACTTGCCTACCTTGATGAGGGCTACGCTCGAGTCACCCTGTTTTCTTCTTCCAAATCTCAAAGGAAGCCTTTGTTTCCAACACTCTCCGTCTTTGTACAATGCAGCTTCACAGTTACAGTCCCTCAAACATGCTTGTCCACATTCTTCTTGGGTTAGAGATATTTGGATAGAATAGTTAGCATTTTCCCATACGGTATTAGGCTCTACTTCCATGGTATATCCGGAAACTGCTTCATTGCTTTTGCAACTTATAGAATCAAAATTCCTTTCACATCCTGAAGCCCAACTATCTTCGTTAACATGTTTGAATTCGGGAAGACATTTGCAGCCAGCATCTTGATCGTATAGAACACAAAATCCATTGATGCCACAGAGACCCCCAGGGAGACACACATCGGTCGGATTTGACCATGTGGCGTTCCAATCACCATTCTGATCCAGATTGTACGAGTAATGTCGTGAGATGCCGTCAGGGTCAATTGTCAAACGATAAATTATACCTTTTGTTGGACTTCCCTGTGTaatattcactatatatattctGCTTCCATTGAGCAAGTAGAGGTGACCATCAGTATCAAAATTGAGTGAAACACTAGGTCCTTGTCCAGGAACACCAACTCCCCCATAACCATAATCAAGTGTGAGTGGGGTTCCAACCGGGTACATTGCCAGCCAGCCATCTTGTTGCATTATGAGACGAAAAATGCCTGTTGAGTGGTCGGTGTCCGAACGACTGGAAAACAGCACTTCGTCGGTCTTGAGCTTCTGACCTGGTAAGAAGGTGTCGGTTGGATGGTCGAAACTCTGCCAAATTGTCGAGTTATCAGAGTCATAGAGAACAAAGTTGCCCGAATCCAGCATCGATGCAGCTGCTG carries:
- the LOC109016611 gene encoding G-type lectin S-receptor-like serine/threonine-protein kinase LECRK1; the encoded protein is MATILLLLFFLAIFIAEAQQDGQLVIRPGSLLTPTGTGGTNSSWLSHSGLYAFGFYKQGNDYAVGVFISGIPQKTVVWTANRDDPPLPVDVKLNFTSDGRLILQSAQGSETTIASSPEAAAAAASMLDSGNFVLYDSDNSTIWQSFDHPTDTFLPGQKLKTDEVLFSSRSDTDHSTGIFRLIMQQDGWLAMYPVGTPLTLDYGYGGVGVPGQGPSVSLNFDTDGHLYLLNGSRIYIVNITQGSPTKGIIYRLTIDPDGISRHYSYNLDQNGDWNATWSNPTDVCLPGGLCGINGFCVLYDQDAGCKCLPEFKHVNEDSWASGCERNFDSISCKSNEAVSGYTMEVEPNTVWENANYSIQISLTQEECGQACLRDCNCEAALYKDGECWKQRLPLRFGRRKQGDSSVALIKVGKSSLSTDPIVPKESNKENRVDILIIGVSLIAFACIVLAVSGFVGYKYRVRANKNKSNNEQVGLGEDVAPKSYTYVELEKVTDGFKEELGRGAFGIVYRGAIWNGEKMVAVKRLDKLLTEREREFQTEVKVIGRTHHKNLVRLLGYCHDGPNRLLVYDYMSNGSLADILFKPSKQRPSWDRRIEIARNIAKGILYLHEECEPQIIHCDIKPHNILMDENGCAKLADFGLAKLLKPDQTKTYTDIRGTKGYVAPEWHRNLPVTIKVDVYSFGIMLLEIICCRRNADFDLPEEEALLEEWAYHCFECGELGKLLNDEVVDKKQLERMVKVALWCILDEPSLRPSMKKVLHMLEGTVDIPIPPSPTSFLTAL